The Kluyvera intermedia genome window below encodes:
- a CDS encoding DUF3251 domain-containing protein, translated as MTRRYLRIALLGSLVSLTACAQQAEVKQMHQSISTLSAEMTQLNKETVKITQQNALNAKSTRGAYLLPGANTPARLNSQVGTLRMSLKNIAPNAQGTALTLRIQGESNDPLPAFTGTVEWGKIQGTTEQYQEVNVQNQLFSAPASILAPSDVDIPLQLNGVTPDQLGFVRIHDVQPANPQ; from the coding sequence ATGACAAGACGTTACCTAAGAATAGCCCTGCTGGGAAGCCTCGTCAGCCTGACCGCCTGTGCACAGCAGGCGGAAGTGAAGCAAATGCATCAAAGTATCAGTACATTAAGCGCTGAAATGACGCAGTTGAACAAAGAAACGGTAAAAATCACTCAGCAGAATGCGTTGAATGCAAAGTCAACCCGTGGCGCTTACCTGCTGCCAGGCGCAAACACACCTGCGCGTTTGAACAGCCAGGTTGGAACACTGCGTATGTCGCTGAAAAATATCGCGCCAAATGCGCAGGGGACCGCGCTCACTTTACGTATTCAGGGTGAATCCAACGATCCGCTACCGGCCTTCACCGGTACCGTGGAATGGGGGAAAATTCAGGGTACCACCGAGCAGTATCAGGAAGTGAACGTGCAAAATCAGCTTTTCTCAGCGCCAGCAAGCATACTTGCGCCAAGCGATGTGGATATTCCCCTCCAGCTTAATGGTGTGACGCCTGACCAACTAGGCTTTGTACGTATTCACGACGTTCAGCCCGCTAACCCACAATAA
- the tgt gene encoding tRNA guanosine(34) transglycosylase Tgt, which yields MKFELDTTDGRARRGRLVFDRGVVETPAFMPVGTYGTVKGMTPEEVKDTGAQIILGNTFHLWLRPGQEIMKLHGDLHDFMQWKGPILTDSGGFQVFSLGHIRKITEQGVHFRNPINGDQIFLDPEKSMEIQYDLGSDVVMIFDECTPYPADWDYAKRSMEMSLRWAKRSRDRFDDLGNKNALFGIIQGGVYEDLRDISVKGLVDIGFDGYAVGGLAVGEPKADMHRILEHVCPQIPADKPRYLMGVGKPEDLVEGVRRGIDMFDCVMPTRNARNGHLFVTDGVVKIRNAKHKSDTSTLDAECDCYTCRNYSRAYLHHLDRCNEILGARLNTIHNLRYYQRLMAGLRKAIEEGKLESFVTDFYQRQGRTVPPLNVD from the coding sequence ATGAAATTTGAACTGGATACCACAGACGGTCGCGCGCGTCGCGGCCGCCTGGTTTTTGACCGCGGCGTTGTTGAAACGCCAGCCTTTATGCCGGTGGGTACCTACGGCACCGTAAAAGGCATGACGCCGGAAGAAGTGAAAGATACCGGCGCACAGATTATTCTCGGCAACACCTTCCACCTGTGGCTGCGCCCGGGTCAGGAAATCATGAAGTTGCACGGCGACCTGCATGACTTCATGCAGTGGAAAGGACCGATCCTTACCGATTCCGGTGGTTTCCAGGTCTTTAGCCTTGGTCATATCCGCAAGATCACCGAACAGGGCGTGCACTTCCGCAACCCGATCAACGGCGATCAGATTTTCCTCGATCCAGAAAAATCGATGGAAATTCAGTACGATCTCGGTTCTGACGTCGTCATGATCTTCGACGAATGTACGCCGTACCCGGCGGACTGGGATTATGCGAAGCGCTCCATGGAAATGTCTCTGCGTTGGGCCAAGCGTAGCCGCGACCGTTTTGACGACCTCGGCAACAAAAACGCGCTTTTTGGCATTATTCAGGGCGGCGTTTACGAAGATTTACGTGATATCTCCGTGAAAGGTCTGGTGGATATTGGCTTTGATGGCTACGCTGTCGGCGGTTTAGCGGTCGGTGAGCCGAAGGCAGACATGCACCGAATTCTGGAGCACGTATGCCCGCAGATCCCAGCCGATAAACCACGCTACCTGATGGGCGTCGGCAAACCAGAGGATCTGGTGGAAGGCGTACGTCGTGGTATCGACATGTTTGACTGCGTTATGCCAACGCGTAACGCCCGTAATGGTCATTTGTTCGTGACCGACGGTGTGGTAAAAATCCGCAATGCTAAGCATAAAAGCGACACCAGCACGCTTGATGCGGAGTGTGATTGCTACACCTGTCGCAATTATTCACGTGCGTACTTGCATCATCTTGATCGTTGCAACGAAATATTGGGCGCGCGCCTCAATACCATTCATAATCTTCGCTACTATCAGCGCTTAATGGCTGGTTTACGCAAGGCTATTGAAGAGGGTAAATTAGAGAGCTTCGTGACCGATTTTTACCAACGCCAGGGGCGTACGGTTCCACCTTTGAACGTTGATTAA
- a CDS encoding fimbria/pilus periplasmic chaperone, with protein MFRRRGEMLINIFRVALWLIAVGLPMTGMAISVGTLTFSMSADNTFVAKRVLNNNPSARLYQISIVAIDRPGENESRARPTDGELLFAPRQLLLQPGEGDYFKFYYHGPQDNRERYYRVSFREIPTHSRTETRGAGSSISADPIVIIETILVVRPRQVHFEWRFDPQTGSVSNSGNTWFKLIVKPGCGSTEDEGDTWYLRPGDTVKQKTLQKVGRKYLIYNEKFIKVSDDC; from the coding sequence GTGTTCAGGCGACGTGGCGAAATGTTAATTAATATCTTTCGGGTTGCCTTGTGGCTAATTGCAGTAGGTTTACCGATGACCGGTATGGCGATATCCGTAGGCACGCTGACATTTTCAATGTCGGCAGACAATACCTTCGTTGCTAAACGCGTGCTGAATAATAATCCGAGCGCACGCTTATATCAGATTTCCATTGTGGCGATTGACAGGCCAGGGGAGAACGAATCGCGCGCTCGTCCAACGGACGGAGAGCTCCTGTTTGCCCCACGTCAACTTCTGCTGCAACCGGGCGAAGGTGATTACTTTAAGTTTTACTACCACGGCCCACAGGATAATCGTGAGCGCTACTATCGCGTTTCGTTTCGGGAAATCCCCACTCATAGCCGCACAGAAACCAGGGGGGCAGGCAGTTCTATCAGCGCCGATCCCATTGTCATCATTGAAACCATTCTTGTGGTACGTCCGCGTCAGGTGCATTTCGAGTGGCGTTTTGACCCACAGACAGGCTCTGTGAGTAACAGCGGCAACACCTGGTTTAAATTAATCGTTAAGCCGGGGTGTGGGTCAACGGAAGATGAAGGGGATACCTGGTATCTTCGACCTGGTGATACGGTTAAGCAAAAAACATTGCAGAAGGTTGGGCGCAAATATCTCATTTACAATGAAAAATTTATCAAGGTTTCAGATGATTGCTGA
- a CDS encoding type I toxin-antitoxin system toxin Ldr family protein produces the protein MTLTEVCIFFWHDLAAPTLVSIATGLFLGWWHSRK, from the coding sequence ATGACGCTCACGGAAGTTTGCATTTTTTTCTGGCACGATCTGGCGGCACCTACGCTTGTCAGTATTGCGACAGGTCTGTTTTTAGGCTGGTGGCATAGCAGGAAATAA
- a CDS encoding peroxiredoxin C → MVLVTRQAPDFTAAAVLGNGEIVEKFNFKQHTQGKTTVLFFWPMDFTFVCPSELIAFDKRYEEFQKRGVEVVGVSFDSEFVHNAWRNTPVDKGGIGEVKYAMVADIKREIQKAYGIEHPDEGVALRGSFLIDANGVVRHQVVNDLPLGRNVDEMLRMVDALQFHEEHGEVCPAQWEKGKEGMNASPDGVAKYLSENVSSL, encoded by the coding sequence ATGGTTCTGGTTACTCGTCAAGCGCCTGACTTTACCGCTGCTGCGGTACTGGGCAACGGTGAAATCGTTGAGAAATTCAATTTCAAACAGCACACCCAGGGTAAAACAACCGTTCTGTTCTTCTGGCCGATGGACTTCACCTTCGTCTGCCCATCCGAGCTGATTGCCTTCGACAAACGTTACGAAGAGTTCCAGAAGCGCGGTGTTGAAGTGGTTGGTGTTTCTTTTGACTCTGAATTTGTCCACAACGCATGGCGTAACACCCCTGTCGACAAAGGCGGCATCGGTGAAGTGAAATACGCAATGGTTGCTGACATTAAGCGCGAAATTCAGAAAGCTTACGGCATCGAACACCCGGACGAAGGCGTTGCACTGCGCGGCTCGTTCCTGATCGACGCGAACGGTGTTGTCCGTCACCAGGTGGTGAACGATCTGCCGCTGGGCCGTAACGTTGACGAAATGCTGCGTATGGTTGACGCACTGCAATTCCACGAAGAGCACGGTGAAGTTTGCCCGGCACAGTGGGAAAAAGGCAAAGAAGGCATGAACGCGTCTCCAGACGGCGTTGCTAAATACCTGAGCGAAAACGTTTCTAGCCTGTAA
- the yajD gene encoding HNH nuclease YajD, with translation MAIIPKNYVRLESGYREKALKLFPWVCGRCSREFVYSNLRELTVHHMDHDHTNNPEDGSNWELLCLYCHDHEHSKYTEADQYGSTVIAGEDAQKDVGEATYNPFANLQAMMNKKK, from the coding sequence ATGGCCATCATCCCTAAAAACTACGTCCGTCTGGAAAGTGGTTATCGCGAAAAAGCATTGAAGCTGTTCCCGTGGGTCTGCGGGCGCTGTTCACGAGAGTTTGTTTACTCCAATCTGCGCGAACTCACGGTTCACCATATGGATCACGACCATACCAATAACCCGGAAGACGGCAGTAACTGGGAGCTTTTATGCCTGTATTGTCACGATCACGAGCACTCAAAATATACTGAAGCGGATCAATACGGTTCGACGGTGATTGCCGGGGAAGATGCGCAGAAGGATGTGGGTGAGGCGACCTATAATCCATTTGCCAACCTGCAAGCGATGATGAATAAAAAGAAATAA
- a CDS encoding nucleoside-specific channel-forming protein Tsx: MKKTLLAAGAALALTASFTANAADSTQPQYVSDWWHQSVNVVGSYHTRFSPKLNNDVYLEYEAFAKKDWLDFYGYIDIPKTFDWGNGNDKGIWSDGSPMFMEIEPRFSIDKLTGADLSFGPFKEWYIANNYIYDMGDNKASRQSTWYMGLGTDIDTGLPMSLSMNVYAKYQWQNYGASNENEWDGYRFKVKYFVPISDLWGGKLSYIGFTNFDWGSDLGDDENRTSNSIASSHVLALNYDHWHYSVVARYFHNGGQWKEGSTLNWGEGDFSAKSTGWGGYLVVGYNF, encoded by the coding sequence ATGAAAAAAACATTACTTGCAGCCGGTGCCGCGCTGGCGCTTACCGCTTCTTTCACTGCTAATGCTGCGGACAGCACTCAGCCGCAGTACGTTTCCGACTGGTGGCATCAGAGCGTCAACGTTGTTGGTAGCTACCACACTCGCTTCTCTCCAAAATTGAACAACGACGTTTATCTGGAGTACGAAGCATTTGCCAAAAAAGATTGGTTAGATTTCTACGGCTACATCGATATCCCAAAAACCTTCGACTGGGGTAACGGCAACGATAAAGGCATTTGGTCAGACGGTTCCCCAATGTTCATGGAAATCGAACCGCGCTTTTCTATCGACAAGCTGACCGGTGCAGACCTGAGCTTTGGTCCGTTCAAAGAGTGGTATATCGCCAACAACTACATCTACGATATGGGCGATAACAAAGCCAGCCGCCAGAGCACCTGGTACATGGGTCTGGGTACCGATATCGACACTGGCCTGCCAATGAGCCTGTCAATGAACGTGTACGCGAAGTACCAGTGGCAGAACTATGGCGCATCCAACGAAAACGAATGGGATGGCTACCGTTTCAAAGTGAAATACTTTGTGCCGATTTCCGACCTGTGGGGCGGTAAACTGAGCTACATCGGTTTCACCAACTTCGACTGGGGCTCAGATCTGGGCGATGATGAAAACCGTACCAGCAATTCCATCGCCTCCAGCCACGTCCTGGCACTGAACTACGATCACTGGCACTACTCTGTTGTCGCACGTTACTTCCATAACGGCGGCCAGTGGAAAGAAGGCTCAACCCTGAACTGGGGTGAAGGCGACTTTAGCGCCAAATCTACCGGCTGGGGTGGTTACCTGGTGGTGGGTTACAACTTCTAA
- the acpH gene encoding ACP phosphodiesterase, whose protein sequence is MNFLAHLHLAHLADSSLSGNLLADFVRGNPKEDYPADIVDGIHMHRRIDVMTDNLPQVKEAREWFRPETRRVAPITLDVMWDHFLSRHWAQISPDIALPEFIHYAHTQVTTILPQAPERFIVLNQHLWSERWLERYREMDFIQRVLNGMASRRPKLDALRDSWQDLDTHYNELEIRFWQFYPQMMQQAKNKTL, encoded by the coding sequence ATGAATTTTCTCGCTCACCTGCACCTCGCTCATCTCGCTGACAGCTCGCTGTCTGGGAACCTGCTGGCGGATTTTGTCCGCGGAAATCCAAAAGAGGACTACCCGGCCGATATTGTTGATGGCATTCATATGCATCGTCGTATTGATGTCATGACCGATAACCTGCCGCAGGTTAAAGAGGCGCGCGAATGGTTTCGTCCCGAAACACGCCGGGTTGCGCCTATTACGCTGGACGTGATGTGGGATCACTTTTTATCTCGCCATTGGGCGCAGATTTCCCCAGATATCGCGCTGCCGGAGTTCATCCACTACGCCCATACCCAGGTCACCACCATTTTGCCACAGGCCCCAGAGCGCTTTATCGTACTGAACCAACATCTCTGGTCAGAGCGCTGGCTGGAACGCTATCGTGAGATGGATTTTATCCAGCGGGTATTGAACGGCATGGCCAGCCGTCGTCCAAAACTGGATGCGCTTCGTGATTCCTGGCAGGATCTGGATACGCACTATAACGAGCTGGAGATTCGTTTCTGGCAGTTTTATCCGCAGATGATGCAGCAGGCAAAAAACAAAACGCTGTAA
- the queA gene encoding tRNA preQ1(34) S-adenosylmethionine ribosyltransferase-isomerase QueA, giving the protein MRVTDFSFELPESLIAHYPQAERSSCRLLSLDGPTGALTHGTFTDLLDKLNPGDLLVFNNTRVIPARLFGRKASGGKIEVLVERMLDDKRILAHIRASKAPKPGAELLLGDDESIKATMVARHDALFEVEFDDERSVLDILNAIGHMPLPPYIDRPDEDADRELYQTVYSEKPGAVAAPTAGLHFDEPLLAKLREKGIEMAFVTLHVGAGTFQPVRVDTIEDHIMHSEYAEVPQDVVDAVLAAKARGNRVIAVGTTSVRSLESAAQAAKDELIAPFFGDTQIFIFPGYQYQVIDALVTNFHLPESTLIMLVSAFAGYKNTMNAYHEAVKAEYRFFSYGDAMFITYNPQAISERVGE; this is encoded by the coding sequence ATGCGCGTTACCGATTTCTCCTTTGAACTACCCGAATCCCTGATTGCCCACTATCCACAAGCTGAACGCAGCAGCTGCCGCTTGCTGTCTCTGGATGGGCCAACGGGCGCGCTGACGCACGGTACTTTCACCGATTTGCTCGACAAGCTCAACCCTGGCGATCTGCTGGTCTTTAACAATACCCGCGTGATCCCAGCGCGCCTGTTCGGCCGCAAGGCTAGCGGCGGCAAGATTGAAGTGCTGGTCGAGCGTATGCTGGATGATAAACGTATTCTGGCACATATTCGCGCGTCTAAAGCGCCGAAGCCGGGTGCTGAACTGCTATTGGGCGACGACGAAAGTATTAAAGCGACGATGGTCGCACGCCACGATGCGTTGTTTGAAGTCGAGTTTGATGACGAGCGCAGCGTGCTGGATATCCTCAATGCCATCGGCCACATGCCGCTGCCGCCGTACATTGACCGTCCAGATGAAGATGCTGACCGTGAACTGTATCAGACGGTGTATAGCGAAAAGCCCGGTGCGGTTGCCGCGCCGACCGCCGGTCTGCACTTTGACGAACCGCTGCTGGCGAAACTTCGCGAAAAAGGCATTGAGATGGCGTTCGTCACTCTGCACGTCGGTGCCGGTACGTTCCAGCCAGTTCGCGTCGATACCATTGAAGATCACATCATGCACTCCGAATATGCGGAAGTGCCGCAGGATGTGGTGGATGCGGTGCTGGCGGCCAAAGCGCGCGGTAATCGCGTTATTGCCGTAGGCACCACCTCCGTGCGTTCGCTGGAAAGCGCAGCGCAGGCAGCAAAAGATGAACTGATTGCGCCGTTCTTCGGTGACACGCAAATCTTCATTTTCCCTGGCTACCAATATCAGGTCATTGATGCGCTGGTGACTAACTTCCACTTACCGGAATCGACGCTGATTATGCTGGTATCGGCGTTTGCTGGTTATAAAAACACCATGAATGCCTATCACGAAGCGGTAAAAGCGGAATATCGCTTTTTTAGTTACGGGGATGCGATGTTTATCACGTACAATCCGCAGGCTATTTCTGAGCGTGTCGGAGAATAA
- the yajC gene encoding preprotein translocase subunit YajC, translated as MSFFISDAVAATGAPSQGSPMSLILMLVVFGLIFYFMILRPQQKRTKEHKNLMSSIAKGDEVLTNGGLVGRVTKVAETGYISIALNDTTEVVIKRDFVAAVLPKGTMKAL; from the coding sequence ATGAGCTTTTTTATTTCTGATGCGGTAGCAGCAACTGGGGCACCGTCGCAGGGCAGCCCGATGTCTCTGATTCTGATGCTGGTGGTCTTTGGTCTGATTTTCTATTTCATGATCTTGCGTCCACAGCAGAAACGTACCAAAGAACATAAAAACCTGATGAGCTCCATTGCCAAAGGTGATGAAGTTCTGACAAACGGTGGCCTGGTGGGTCGTGTGACGAAAGTAGCAGAAACCGGCTACATCTCAATCGCACTGAACGACACCACTGAAGTGGTTATCAAACGTGACTTCGTAGCTGCCGTTCTGCCGAAAGGCACCATGAAGGCGCTGTAA
- the secF gene encoding protein translocase subunit SecF has protein sequence MAQEYTVEQLNHGRKVYDFMRWDYWAFGISGFLLIAAIVVMGVRGFNWGLDFTGGTVIEITLEKPADMDVMRDALEKAGFVEPLLQNFGSSHDIMVRMPPTEGADGGQVLGSKVLSVINEATDQNAAVKRIEFVGPSVGADLAQTGAMALMVALLSILVYVGFRFEWRLAAGVVISLAHDVIITVGILSLFQIEIDLTIVASLMSVIGYSLNDSIVVSDRIRENFRKIRRGTPYEIFNVSLTQTLHRTLITSGTTLVVILMLYLFGGPVLEGFSLTMLIGVSIGTASSIYVASALALKLGMKREHMLQQKVEKEGADQPSILP, from the coding sequence GTGGCACAGGAATATACTGTTGAACAATTGAACCACGGCCGTAAAGTCTATGACTTTATGCGCTGGGACTACTGGGCTTTCGGCATCTCGGGTTTCCTGCTGATTGCGGCCATCGTGGTGATGGGCGTACGCGGGTTTAACTGGGGGCTCGATTTCACCGGTGGTACGGTGATTGAAATTACGCTGGAAAAACCAGCGGATATGGACGTGATGCGCGATGCGCTGGAGAAAGCGGGCTTCGTTGAGCCGCTTCTGCAGAACTTCGGTAGCAGTCATGACATCATGGTGCGTATGCCGCCAACTGAAGGTGCAGATGGCGGGCAGGTGCTGGGAAGTAAGGTGCTGAGTGTGATTAACGAAGCAACCGACCAGAACGCCGCCGTGAAGCGTATCGAGTTCGTTGGGCCAAGCGTTGGTGCCGATCTGGCACAGACTGGTGCAATGGCACTGATGGTGGCGCTGTTATCCATCCTTGTGTACGTCGGTTTCCGTTTTGAATGGCGACTGGCGGCAGGTGTGGTTATCTCGCTTGCGCACGACGTGATCATCACTGTTGGTATCCTCTCGCTGTTCCAGATCGAGATTGACCTGACTATCGTGGCATCCTTGATGTCGGTAATCGGTTACTCGCTTAACGATAGCATCGTGGTATCTGACCGTATTCGTGAAAACTTCCGCAAAATTCGTCGCGGTACGCCTTACGAAATCTTTAACGTGTCGTTGACCCAGACGCTGCACCGTACGTTGATTACGTCCGGTACCACGTTAGTGGTTATTCTGATGCTGTACCTCTTCGGTGGTCCGGTGTTAGAAGGCTTCTCGCTGACCATGCTTATCGGTGTTTCCATCGGTACCGCGTCTTCTATCTACGTAGCATCGGCGCTGGCGCTGAAGTTGGGTATGAAGCGTGAGCATATGCTGCAGCAGAAAGTTGAGAAGGAAGGGGCGGATCAGCCGTCCATTCTGCCGTAA
- the secD gene encoding protein translocase subunit SecD, with protein sequence MLNRYPLWKYVMLVVVIVVGLLYALPNLYGEDPAVQITGVRGVAASEQTLIQVQKTLQEEKITAKSVALEEGAILARFDTTDIQLRAREALMSVLGDKYVVALNLAPATPRWLAAIHAEPMKLGLDLRGGVHFLMEVDMDTALGKLQEQNIDSLRSDLREKGIPYTTVRKEDNYGLSITFRDSNARDEAISYLSKRHQDLVISSQGSTAMRAVMTDARLSEAREYAVQQNINILRNRVNQLGVAEPVVQRQGADRIVVELPGIQDTARAKEILGATATLEFRLVNSNVDQAAAASGRIPGDSEVKNTREGQPVVLFKRVILTGDHITDSTSSQDEYNQPQVNISLDSAGGNIMSNFTKDNIGKPMATLFVEYKDSGKKDANGRAVLVKQEEVINIANIQSRLGNSFRITGIGNPNEARQLSLLLRAGALIAPIQIVEERTIGPTLGMQNIKQGLEACLAGLVVSILFMLFFYKKFGLIATSALLANLVLIVGIMSLLPGATLSMPGIAGIVLTLAVAVDANVLINERIKEELSNGRSVQQAINEGYAGAFSSIFDANITTLIKVLILYAVGTGAIKGFAITTGIGVATSMFTAIVGTRAIVNLLYGGKRVKKLSI encoded by the coding sequence GTGTTAAACCGTTATCCTTTGTGGAAGTATGTCATGCTGGTCGTCGTGATTGTCGTCGGCCTGCTGTATGCGCTTCCCAACCTGTATGGTGAGGATCCGGCCGTTCAAATCACTGGCGTGCGCGGTGTCGCCGCCAGTGAGCAAACGCTGATCCAGGTCCAGAAAACGTTACAAGAAGAAAAAATTACCGCTAAGTCTGTGGCACTGGAAGAGGGCGCTATTCTTGCGCGCTTCGACACCACCGATATCCAGTTGCGCGCGCGTGAAGCGTTGATGAGCGTGCTGGGTGACAAATATGTCGTGGCGCTTAACCTTGCTCCGGCAACGCCGCGCTGGTTGGCTGCAATTCATGCAGAACCAATGAAGCTCGGTCTTGACCTGCGTGGCGGCGTTCACTTCCTGATGGAAGTGGATATGGACACCGCGCTTGGCAAACTCCAGGAACAAAATATCGATAGCCTGCGCAGCGACTTGCGTGAAAAAGGCATTCCTTATACTACCGTTCGCAAAGAAGACAACTACGGTCTGAGCATTACCTTCCGTGACAGTAATGCGCGTGATGAAGCGATCTCGTATCTGAGCAAGCGTCATCAGGATCTGGTTATCTCAAGCCAGGGCAGTACTGCCATGCGTGCGGTGATGACCGATGCGCGTCTGAGCGAAGCCCGCGAATATGCGGTACAGCAGAACATCAACATTCTGCGTAACCGTGTGAACCAGCTGGGCGTTGCTGAGCCAGTCGTTCAACGTCAGGGCGCTGACCGTATTGTGGTCGAATTGCCGGGTATTCAGGACACCGCGCGTGCGAAAGAAATTCTGGGCGCCACGGCGACGCTGGAATTCCGTCTGGTAAACAGCAATGTTGACCAGGCAGCAGCCGCTTCCGGGCGTATTCCGGGCGACTCTGAAGTGAAAAACACTCGTGAAGGCCAGCCGGTTGTGCTGTTCAAACGTGTGATTCTGACCGGTGACCATATCACCGACTCGACTTCGAGCCAGGACGAATATAACCAACCGCAGGTTAACATCTCGCTGGATAGCGCAGGTGGTAACATCATGTCCAACTTCACCAAGGACAATATCGGTAAACCGATGGCGACCCTGTTTGTGGAGTATAAAGACAGCGGTAAGAAAGATGCGAATGGCCGTGCAGTACTGGTGAAACAAGAAGAGGTGATTAACATCGCCAATATCCAGTCCCGACTGGGTAACAGCTTCCGTATCACTGGGATCGGCAACCCGAACGAAGCGCGTCAGCTGTCGCTGCTGCTGCGTGCGGGTGCGTTGATTGCGCCAATCCAGATTGTTGAAGAACGTACCATTGGTCCAACGTTGGGTATGCAGAACATCAAGCAAGGTCTGGAAGCATGTCTGGCCGGTCTGGTGGTCTCTATCCTGTTCATGCTGTTCTTCTATAAGAAGTTTGGCCTGATTGCGACCAGTGCTCTGCTGGCAAACCTGGTACTGATCGTCGGTATCATGTCATTGCTGCCGGGGGCAACGCTGAGTATGCCAGGTATTGCGGGGATTGTGTTAACCCTTGCCGTGGCGGTCGATGCGAACGTTCTTATCAACGAACGTATCAAAGAAGAGCTCAGTAACGGACGCTCGGTACAACAGGCTATCAACGAGGGCTATGCTGGCGCGTTCAGTTCCATCTTCGATGCGAACATTACGACGCTGATTAAAGTCCTGATCCTGTATGCAGTCGGCACCGGGGCAATTAAAGGGTTCGCGATTACTACCGGTATCGGTGTGGCGACGTCGATGTTTACCGCGATTGTCGGTACGCGTGCCATCGTAAACCTGTTGTATGGCGGCAAGCGCGTCAAAAAGCTGTCAATCTGA